From Mesomycoplasma dispar, a single genomic window includes:
- a CDS encoding P68 family surface lipoprotein → MNKPQKFKSTFLKSALILSSVFSVVFLTATACFTKNDDKIFKQNGNPLRYETEADETIDFRAIFNVTDARAKALNKIFQKWNQKPEVKEKKPGFLPAKLDQAYGNYTKDQTSLASFLEVKENKKLPNLTLNYPALASTLNKFGMLLDLNTQKDLEEKIKSEYDEKFLEETKNLPEISSERIPFLPILKTSKALLVDKPVLSYILESAKKASSKFKILESDKQKVENLDPQKTDLEYIKKVWGEYKNFPVNENGFDGYTFSFEKFNNFEDIADFLNRVKKSFPDAEKGSQAEKVDFLIGFNDAAAVLFFSSFAQANGNYEKSSYFKDSSGQSLNYNNLFEKSTENYQNTKKAFEIIANLVKNKLVGPWSQKLASDYLKNHQLVFAITSTSNYTRNFEKIGQNFLRFKVGSSSIDYSVSSKSKIWKLVSASEENLPANAIAKIHQILDNKPGYIYEGTSNSISENDIHLSQEDDKNLIEEIKSAIKTQGDLNNFSFLSADPAFDKWLESKQKTNPDLSKLYSDHSSKNKVKLIKQNSNVYIFSKSSEKLNEDELMVLPEPGKTQNSNQFNIVTSQGPSLIAFHNNEKEDVATLNFVKWFISEKVKFETENKQKITATPSDFLAFSASNLNPTKANLKSNFDENPLLPKNQIFKVAFDQFKNQLENPGKYKLFSEPAGVDSNTFRNTMLTTLVQVNNQFLQNPKLDLNFDYFLEQLRANLGTALKKINEKKDEKSSNKN, encoded by the coding sequence ATGAACAAACCACAAAAATTTAAGTCCACATTTTTAAAATCAGCATTAATTTTAAGTTCTGTTTTTTCCGTAGTTTTCTTAACTGCAACTGCTTGTTTTACAAAAAATGATGACAAGATTTTTAAACAAAATGGAAACCCGCTTCGCTACGAAACTGAAGCAGATGAAACGATTGATTTTCGTGCAATTTTTAATGTAACCGATGCAAGAGCAAAAGCATTAAATAAAATTTTTCAAAAATGAAACCAAAAACCAGAAGTAAAAGAAAAAAAACCTGGTTTTTTACCTGCGAAATTAGATCAAGCATATGGTAATTACACAAAAGATCAAACCAGTTTAGCATCTTTTTTAGAGGTAAAGGAAAATAAAAAATTACCTAATTTAACATTAAATTACCCAGCTCTTGCTTCCACTTTGAACAAATTTGGAATGCTTTTAGACCTAAATACCCAAAAGGATTTAGAAGAAAAAATTAAATCAGAATACGATGAAAAATTTCTTGAAGAAACAAAAAACTTACCAGAAATAAGTTCTGAGAGAATTCCATTTTTGCCAATTTTGAAAACTTCAAAAGCACTTTTGGTTGACAAACCGGTGCTTTCTTATATTTTAGAATCTGCGAAAAAAGCAAGTTCTAAATTTAAAATTTTAGAATCCGATAAACAAAAAGTAGAAAATCTCGATCCACAAAAAACTGACCTTGAGTACATTAAAAAAGTTTGAGGAGAATATAAAAATTTTCCTGTAAACGAAAATGGTTTTGATGGATATACATTTAGTTTTGAAAAATTCAACAATTTTGAAGACATTGCTGACTTTCTTAACAGAGTTAAAAAATCTTTTCCTGATGCAGAAAAAGGTTCACAAGCTGAAAAAGTTGATTTTTTAATCGGTTTTAACGATGCAGCTGCCGTACTTTTTTTTAGTTCATTTGCTCAAGCTAATGGTAATTATGAAAAATCAAGTTATTTTAAAGACTCAAGCGGTCAGTCATTAAACTATAACAATCTGTTTGAAAAATCAACAGAAAATTACCAAAACACAAAAAAAGCCTTTGAAATCATAGCTAATTTAGTTAAAAATAAACTTGTTGGTCCCTGAAGCCAAAAGTTGGCAAGTGATTATTTGAAAAATCATCAATTAGTTTTTGCTATAACTTCAACAAGTAATTACACTAGAAATTTTGAAAAAATTGGCCAAAACTTTTTACGCTTTAAAGTTGGAAGTTCATCAATTGATTATTCTGTAAGTTCAAAATCTAAAATCTGGAAATTAGTTAGTGCTAGCGAAGAAAATTTGCCAGCAAATGCAATTGCTAAAATTCACCAAATTTTGGATAACAAGCCAGGTTATATTTACGAAGGCACATCAAATTCAATTTCTGAAAATGACATTCATTTAAGTCAGGAAGATGACAAAAATTTGATTGAAGAAATAAAAAGCGCTATAAAAACACAGGGTGATTTAAATAATTTTAGTTTTTTATCGGCTGATCCAGCCTTTGATAAATGACTTGAATCAAAACAAAAAACAAACCCTGATTTAAGTAAATTGTACTCTGATCATTCTTCTAAAAACAAGGTGAAATTGATAAAGCAAAACTCAAATGTTTATATTTTTTCAAAATCAAGTGAAAAACTTAACGAAGATGAATTAATGGTTCTACCTGAACCTGGAAAAACTCAAAATTCAAACCAATTTAACATTGTTACATCGCAAGGACCTTCGCTAATCGCTTTCCATAATAACGAAAAAGAAGATGTTGCAACTCTTAACTTTGTAAAATGGTTTATTTCTGAAAAGGTAAAATTTGAAACTGAAAATAAACAAAAAATCACTGCCACTCCAAGTGACTTTTTGGCATTTTCGGCATCAAATTTAAACCCAACAAAAGCAAATTTAAAGTCTAATTTTGACGAAAATCCATTATTGCCTAAAAATCAAATTTTTAAAGTTGCTTTTGATCAATTCAAAAACCAATTAGAAAATCCAGGAAAATATAAATTATTCTCTGAACCTGCTGGCGTTGATTCTAACACATTCCGCAATACTATGTTAACAACATTAGTTCAAGTTAATAATCAATTTTTACAAAATCCTAAATTAGATTTGAATTTCGATTATTTCCTTGAACAGTTGAGAGCAAACCTTGGAACTGCACTTAAAAAAATTAACGAAAAAAAAGATGAAAAATCATCTAATAAAAATTAA
- a CDS encoding P68 family surface lipoprotein → MKLDNDTTNKFKFSNKFKKIFLTSLFSIAPITFLAAACTTNEGSSTDSTVQKRNFLFDSNEDNKLVFGHSFSSSGNEAKALKKIIELWNSTAKDKKDFMKMEEQYFQGGYNGASASINNYLETKDRIKLPNIATNYASLLAIVNKYSMTYPIVSDFTSNEEPQNEEEKTTKKFLKEQGISDFLQINSEIPFLDTKGVYTLPFGKSTEGLVINKILFGWIIDKATSDSTKPATIKAEDKNYFNEFIQLSKKSTEDVAEIQKIWKEYSSNQEALAGYEFKKSDLENFVDLQKLSSRILKAFPKALTGSALSSAKSVLGVDNSATLIYSLARSLSEGDKSKEVTVLDRKKNLIDYTSFIDQPNSDRYKNFEKIYGLISEGIKDKSIYFTSSGEYNSTYFRNHQQVFSIGSSAGFHHNFVKAGSKNYLVGFNHNGNEQIYSVFSPKFAAVVKASDLSDTSKDLSINSINKKDKVTIKARFLPKIKELAEKNKEKQVFYFTDKYEKPSGIAEGTYEVLDKNEQFKPIVIPGYTGLQELSGSSAVNDNELDMVAAPHKFDKNSKTTGVFAQGPDLIFIHATEKEDRAVKAFVNWILTEKVDFGDAGKITPIEYFAKSSSYLLPLKSTLSDGVYTPKNQGQQVALNQFKKFSSESSKTGYSLVYDNADAASATFRSTLDTTVSQMQSLKASDGKLRTFAEFLTILRTNLGPSYRSRN, encoded by the coding sequence ATGAAACTCGATAATGACACGACAAATAAGTTTAAATTTTCTAATAAATTTAAAAAAATTTTTTTAACAAGTTTATTCAGCATTGCCCCAATAACTTTTTTAGCAGCAGCTTGCACGACTAATGAAGGGTCTTCAACAGATTCTACTGTCCAAAAAAGAAACTTTTTATTTGATAGCAACGAAGATAATAAGTTAGTTTTTGGGCACTCATTTTCATCATCTGGAAATGAAGCAAAAGCATTAAAAAAAATAATTGAACTCTGGAATTCAACCGCAAAAGATAAAAAAGATTTTATGAAAATGGAAGAACAATATTTTCAAGGCGGTTATAATGGAGCTTCTGCTTCAATCAACAACTATTTAGAAACAAAGGATCGTATTAAACTTCCAAATATTGCTACAAATTATGCTTCTTTACTTGCGATAGTTAATAAATATTCAATGACATATCCAATTGTTTCTGATTTTACTTCAAATGAAGAACCCCAAAACGAGGAAGAAAAAACAACAAAAAAATTCCTAAAGGAACAAGGAATTTCTGATTTTTTACAAATTAATTCAGAAATTCCTTTTCTTGATACAAAAGGTGTTTATACTCTTCCTTTCGGAAAATCAACCGAAGGTTTAGTGATTAATAAAATTTTATTTGGTTGAATTATTGATAAGGCAACCAGCGATTCAACAAAACCAGCAACAATTAAGGCTGAAGATAAAAATTATTTTAATGAATTTATACAACTATCTAAAAAAAGTACAGAGGATGTTGCTGAAATTCAAAAAATTTGAAAAGAATATTCTTCAAACCAAGAAGCTCTTGCTGGTTATGAATTTAAAAAATCTGATCTTGAAAATTTTGTAGATTTACAAAAATTATCTTCAAGAATTTTAAAAGCATTTCCAAAAGCTTTAACCGGATCGGCTCTTAGTTCTGCAAAGTCAGTTCTAGGAGTGGACAATTCTGCAACTTTAATTTATTCACTTGCTCGTTCTCTATCAGAAGGTGATAAATCAAAAGAAGTTACTGTTTTGGATCGAAAAAAGAATTTAATTGATTATACATCTTTTATTGACCAACCAAATTCAGATCGTTATAAAAACTTTGAAAAAATCTATGGTTTAATTTCTGAGGGCATCAAGGATAAGTCAATTTATTTTACCTCATCCGGTGAGTATAATTCAACTTACTTCCGTAATCACCAACAAGTTTTCTCAATTGGATCTTCAGCAGGATTTCACCATAATTTTGTTAAAGCAGGGAGTAAAAATTATCTAGTAGGATTTAATCACAACGGAAATGAACAAATATATAGCGTTTTCAGCCCTAAGTTCGCCGCAGTTGTTAAAGCTTCAGATTTAAGTGATACTAGCAAAGATTTATCAATAAACTCAATTAACAAAAAGGATAAAGTAACAATCAAGGCTAGATTCTTGCCTAAAATTAAAGAACTTGCAGAAAAAAACAAAGAAAAACAAGTATTTTATTTTACTGATAAATACGAAAAGCCATCCGGAATTGCCGAGGGAACTTATGAGGTTCTTGATAAAAATGAACAATTTAAACCAATTGTAATTCCTGGATATACAGGTTTACAAGAATTGTCAGGATCTTCAGCAGTTAATGATAACGAACTTGATATGGTAGCCGCACCACATAAATTTGACAAAAACAGCAAAACCACCGGAGTTTTCGCCCAAGGTCCTGATTTAATTTTTATTCATGCAACTGAAAAAGAAGATCGAGCAGTTAAAGCTTTTGTTAATTGAATTTTAACTGAAAAAGTTGACTTTGGTGATGCTGGAAAAATTACTCCAATTGAATATTTTGCAAAATCTAGTTCATATTTATTGCCTTTAAAATCTACTTTAAGTGATGGTGTTTATACTCCAAAAAATCAGGGTCAGCAAGTAGCCCTTAACCAATTTAAGAAATTTAGTAGCGAAAGTTCAAAAACTGGATATAGTTTGGTTTACGATAACGCCGATGCTGCTTCTGCAACATTCCGTTCAACTTTGGATACAACAGTTTCTCAAATGCAAAGTCTTAAAGCAAGTGATGGAAAATTACGAACTTTTGCCGAATTTCTTACAATTTTAAGAACAAATTTAGGACCTTCTTATCGAAGTAGAAACTAA
- a CDS encoding thermonuclease family protein, with product MKKLFSKLLFGTTNLILVPFFAISCIEQQEKFSYNHAQKYYKIEDFLKNPFEDLQNSESEYAKDIAKFLDRKYVWTEEDKQKFKNDILPDRTYFEIANASIEKWTDGDTATLKSLDSDKLPQNFSARLESIDTPEVGRRNASGNYEKTDGLEGKYAQKAKEFAEKILPKNSLVYFVFPKTGPARSYDRYVGSIYFGHNGFFKSYGVEVVKAGLAVPTLQKGLAGINDQTTIYSYVSIKQAAAVENSVNKKFGIYENLKDTKFESVTNAIESIYKTRGVASIGDFLVLGDKNKDKNVFEWYEFGLEQKRDRKTGS from the coding sequence ATGAAAAAACTTTTTTCAAAATTGCTTTTTGGAACTACAAATTTAATTTTAGTTCCTTTTTTTGCTATCTCTTGCATTGAACAACAGGAAAAATTTTCTTATAATCACGCACAAAAATACTATAAAATAGAAGACTTTTTAAAAAATCCCTTTGAGGATTTGCAAAATTCTGAAAGCGAATATGCAAAAGATATTGCAAAATTTTTAGATAGAAAATATGTATGAACTGAAGAAGATAAACAAAAATTTAAAAACGACATTCTTCCTGATAGAACATATTTTGAAATTGCTAATGCATCAATTGAAAAATGAACCGATGGCGATACCGCGACATTAAAATCTTTAGATTCTGACAAATTGCCACAAAATTTTAGTGCTCGTCTTGAAAGTATTGATACTCCTGAAGTTGGAAGAAGAAACGCTTCTGGAAATTACGAAAAAACAGATGGTTTAGAAGGTAAATATGCCCAAAAAGCAAAAGAATTTGCTGAAAAAATTCTTCCAAAAAACTCTTTAGTTTACTTTGTTTTTCCAAAAACAGGACCTGCACGTTCTTATGATCGTTATGTTGGTAGCATTTATTTTGGTCATAATGGTTTTTTCAAAAGTTACGGCGTTGAAGTTGTAAAAGCTGGTCTTGCAGTGCCAACTTTACAAAAAGGACTTGCTGGTATTAACGATCAAACAACAATTTACTCTTATGTTTCAATCAAACAAGCTGCCGCTGTTGAAAATTCAGTTAATAAAAAATTTGGTATTTATGAAAATTTAAAAGATACTAAATTTGAATCAGTTACTAACGCGATTGAGTCAATTTACAAAACTCGCGGCGTTGCTTCGATTGGTGATTTTTTAGTTTTAGGCGATAAAAATAAAGATAAAAATGTTTTTGAATGATACGAATTTGGTTTGGAACAAAAAAGGGATAGAAAAACTGGAAGTTAA
- a CDS encoding ATP-binding cassette domain-containing protein, with protein MKKITENSELLNANFESEIKKIRQASENRYKSKFLIPAIEIKDLTIDFGETLAVDKANLKIFKGELVTLLGPSGSGKTTILNAIAGLLNPTSGQIIFNGDDVTRKSPQQRKIGLVFQNYALYPHLNVFGNIAFSLHNDPRWKQKAYEKSMHARVNANSIVLAKNGASVEDLEKYKSLLFDYFDVYRQLEHDYNELKTQTYLNLNQLKTDYFLIEAHKQAEIKNLTIDFLKLGKSASIFWAFWKKMFQKNSEEICPIQQAIAFRKAYKLKVQKIKNQAKIDKKEHKKRIQEEKYAINFAPELVKARKNFLEQKAELLQKVEKLEDLYKKFRHNAKLELSQIQKAYKNFRSKTSLKDEESLNLDYQEQLEAFNQQKNDKELWFKTEIENEKAAIKNSGKLEELEQNYLETKKKFLETNSKESPNLLMLKSLKSKIKSYKSATLKLFLDYEKNLINKFSLNTEKLSDSELKQYQEYQNDNISIKEAINRAVLRTAEKVEITKNLAKKPTKLSGGQQQRVAIARGIVRHPDILLMDEPLSNLDAKLRVQTRQWIRKIQTEIGITTVFVTHDQEEAMSISDRIVCMSTGYVQQIGTPTELYHKPKNEFVASFLGVPEMNIFDAYYDEKNKRILVDNQVIFNDLADYQHEKIRVGIRAEDLLEQENGNFEGKISVIEYLGKDILGKIEVNNIGSVSIILRKKPTYEIGELVKFSFRSGKLHLFDYETRERI; from the coding sequence ATGAAAAAAATAACTGAAAATAGTGAATTGCTAAATGCTAATTTTGAATCAGAAATTAAAAAAATTCGTCAAGCTTCCGAAAATCGTTATAAGTCTAAATTTTTAATTCCGGCAATTGAAATTAAAGACTTGACGATCGATTTTGGTGAAACGCTTGCGGTAGATAAAGCAAATTTAAAAATTTTCAAAGGTGAACTTGTAACCCTTTTAGGGCCTTCTGGTTCTGGAAAAACCACAATTTTGAATGCAATTGCTGGGTTGTTAAATCCAACTTCAGGGCAAATTATTTTTAATGGTGATGATGTTACAAGAAAGTCACCACAACAGCGAAAAATCGGTTTAGTTTTTCAAAATTACGCCCTCTATCCTCATTTAAATGTTTTTGGAAATATCGCTTTTTCACTTCATAATGATCCGCGTTGAAAACAAAAAGCATACGAAAAATCAATGCATGCACGCGTTAATGCCAATTCAATTGTCCTAGCAAAAAATGGTGCTTCCGTTGAAGATTTAGAAAAGTATAAATCACTTTTATTTGATTATTTCGATGTTTATCGTCAGTTAGAACACGACTATAATGAACTAAAAACGCAAACTTATTTAAATCTTAATCAGTTAAAAACTGATTATTTTTTAATTGAAGCGCATAAACAAGCAGAAATTAAAAATCTTACAATTGATTTTCTCAAATTAGGAAAATCTGCTTCAATTTTTTGGGCTTTTTGGAAAAAAATGTTTCAAAAAAACTCTGAAGAAATATGTCCAATTCAGCAAGCGATTGCGTTTCGAAAAGCTTATAAATTAAAAGTTCAAAAAATTAAAAATCAAGCAAAAATTGATAAAAAAGAACATAAAAAACGTATTCAAGAAGAAAAATATGCAATTAATTTCGCTCCTGAATTAGTCAAGGCAAGAAAAAACTTTTTAGAACAAAAAGCTGAATTGCTTCAAAAAGTTGAAAAACTAGAGGATTTATATAAAAAGTTTAGACACAATGCTAAATTAGAATTAAGTCAAATTCAAAAAGCTTACAAAAATTTTCGTTCAAAAACATCGTTAAAAGACGAAGAATCACTTAATTTAGATTATCAAGAGCAATTAGAAGCATTTAATCAGCAAAAAAACGACAAAGAATTGTGGTTTAAAACTGAAATTGAAAACGAAAAAGCGGCGATAAAAAATTCAGGTAAACTTGAAGAATTAGAACAAAACTATTTAGAAACTAAAAAGAAATTTTTAGAAACAAATTCCAAAGAATCGCCGAATTTATTAATGTTAAAATCGCTTAAATCAAAGATAAAATCATATAAAAGTGCAACTTTAAAGCTTTTTTTGGACTACGAAAAAAATCTAATTAACAAATTTTCGCTAAACACTGAAAAATTATCAGATTCGGAACTAAAACAGTATCAAGAATATCAAAACGATAATATTTCCATTAAAGAGGCGATAAATCGCGCCGTGCTTCGAACTGCTGAAAAAGTTGAAATTACGAAAAATTTAGCAAAAAAACCAACAAAATTATCAGGTGGACAACAACAAAGGGTTGCGATTGCTCGTGGAATCGTTCGTCATCCTGATATTTTGCTAATGGACGAGCCACTTTCAAATTTAGATGCAAAACTACGGGTACAAACTCGTCAATGAATCCGTAAAATTCAGACAGAAATTGGAATTACAACTGTTTTTGTCACTCACGATCAAGAAGAAGCAATGTCAATTTCTGATCGAATTGTTTGTATGTCGACTGGTTATGTCCAACAAATTGGAACGCCAACTGAGTTATATCACAAACCTAAAAACGAATTTGTCGCATCTTTTTTAGGTGTACCAGAAATGAATATTTTTGATGCTTATTATGATGAAAAAAATAAAAGAATTCTTGTCGATAATCAAGTAATTTTTAATGATTTAGCTGATTATCAGCATGAAAAAATTAGAGTTGGAATTCGTGCTGAAGATTTATTAGAACAGGAAAATGGGAATTTTGAAGGAAAAATTAGCGTAATTGAATATCTTGGAAAAGATATTCTTGGTAAAATCGAAGTAAATAACATCGGTTCAGTTTCAATAATTTTGCGAAAAAAACCAACCTATGAAATTGGTGAGTTAGTTAAATTTAGTTTTAGATCTGGAAAATTACATCTGTTTGACTATGAAACAAGGGAGCGAATTTAA
- a CDS encoding carbohydrate ABC transporter permease: MNFISGFFYRRRIRKTNLELGILDQKQPFWKPFLALLPSILVIFLFTFLPFLYSVSKSLSIEINHNIAGNTRFGFDNFIDLITIDTNFHIAIRNSVIYSIVALPIGLIISLIIASTIASLHRKYARGFWQTVFFLPYVTSGIAVSVAFAYIFDSETGFINKLFGISTRWLNSGNPSSLNALFVVLISGVWRSLAFEVLILTTAMLSVNPTLYKAAAIDGASPVRQFFKITLPSVSRTINFLITIGIIGGIKVFPIGIFPNETEAISNGGSTLLIYIYKNVRGTPNFAQAGALTIYLFVFGVALSIVVKKFLSTIFLLADKISEKNVYYKIKNSQIH; the protein is encoded by the coding sequence ATGAATTTTATCAGCGGATTTTTCTACCGACGCAGGATTAGAAAAACTAATCTTGAACTCGGGATTTTAGATCAAAAACAACCCTTTTGAAAGCCTTTTTTAGCGCTTTTGCCTTCAATTTTAGTAATTTTTCTATTCACTTTCCTACCTTTTTTGTATTCAGTTTCAAAATCATTAAGTATCGAAATTAATCATAACATCGCCGGAAATACAAGATTTGGTTTTGATAACTTTATTGATTTAATCACAATTGATACTAATTTCCATATTGCAATTCGGAACTCGGTAATTTATTCAATTGTCGCTTTGCCAATCGGATTAATAATTAGTTTGATTATTGCATCAACAATTGCTTCTTTGCACCGAAAATATGCGCGTGGATTCTGGCAGACAGTATTTTTTCTTCCTTATGTAACTTCTGGGATTGCTGTCTCAGTTGCTTTTGCCTATATTTTTGATAGTGAAACTGGTTTTATTAACAAACTTTTTGGAATTTCAACAAGATGGCTAAATTCGGGAAACCCTTCTTCGCTTAACGCTCTTTTTGTTGTTTTAATCTCGGGAGTTTGAAGAAGTCTCGCTTTTGAGGTTTTAATTTTAACTACCGCGATGTTATCGGTAAATCCGACACTTTATAAAGCCGCAGCAATCGATGGCGCTTCACCTGTAAGGCAATTTTTCAAAATTACTTTGCCATCAGTTTCAAGAACAATTAACTTTCTAATCACAATTGGGATAATTGGTGGAATTAAAGTTTTCCCAATCGGAATTTTTCCAAACGAAACCGAAGCAATTTCTAACGGTGGTTCAACTTTATTAATTTATATTTATAAAAATGTACGTGGAACGCCTAATTTTGCCCAAGCGGGTGCGCTAACAATTTACCTTTTTGTTTTCGGTGTCGCCTTGTCAATTGTTGTTAAAAAATTTTTAAGTACTATATTTTTATTAGCTGATAAAATTTCGGAGAAAAATGTTTATTATAAAATTAAAAATTCTCAAATTCATTAG
- a CDS encoding carbohydrate ABC transporter permease → MFIIKLKILKFISDRKTAKVIESINSQVRNRSLTSAISNFIFKFIVLFVFGIFIIFPFYFMLVYALSPEEQILDTRIPVYWPKHFAWDNFSKAAESGYFAALGITALVTAISVVAKVFFSMTFGYAFSLRKWRFKQLSWVIFLSILVLPETALLIGQYRIMVMLGWNDGFQSIFALTAPFVASVFSGFMFRNAFEEIPDRIKEASMVDGCSGIRYFFRVAIPMVSPTIWTVGILTAFSAWNSTLWPLLILQSNSANLTTLNTWLLQKVGVADETAQIPGGYFKNVRMAGAILTILPMFIVYFAFRRRIMNAVSRQGSTVKG, encoded by the coding sequence ATGTTTATTATAAAATTAAAAATTCTCAAATTCATTAGCGATCGCAAAACTGCAAAAGTTATTGAATCAATTAATTCGCAAGTTCGAAACCGTAGTCTAACAAGTGCAATTTCGAATTTTATCTTTAAATTTATAGTACTTTTTGTTTTTGGGATTTTTATTATCTTCCCTTTTTATTTTATGTTAGTTTATGCGCTTTCGCCTGAAGAACAGATTCTTGATACACGAATTCCCGTTTATTGACCAAAACATTTTGCCTGAGATAATTTCAGTAAAGCTGCTGAATCTGGATATTTTGCCGCACTTGGAATTACTGCATTAGTGACGGCAATTTCTGTTGTTGCCAAAGTGTTTTTTTCAATGACTTTTGGTTATGCGTTTTCGCTTCGAAAATGAAGATTCAAACAGTTATCCTGAGTTATTTTCCTTTCAATTTTAGTGCTTCCCGAAACTGCGCTTTTAATTGGACAATACCGAATTATGGTTATGTTAGGTTGAAATGACGGTTTTCAGTCAATTTTTGCTCTCACCGCGCCTTTTGTTGCATCAGTTTTTTCTGGTTTTATGTTCCGAAATGCTTTTGAAGAAATTCCTGATCGGATTAAAGAAGCTTCAATGGTCGATGGATGTTCGGGAATTCGCTACTTTTTCCGTGTCGCAATTCCGATGGTAAGTCCAACAATTTGGACTGTCGGGATTCTTACAGCATTTTCTGCCTGAAATTCTACACTTTGACCGCTTTTGATTTTACAATCGAATTCAGCAAATTTGACAACATTAAACACTTGATTACTTCAAAAAGTTGGTGTTGCTGATGAAACCGCGCAAATTCCTGGCGGATATTTCAAAAATGTAAGAATGGCAGGTGCAATTTTAACGATCTTACCGATGTTTATAGTATATTTTGCGTTTCGCAGAAGAATTATGAATGCCGTATCACGTCAGGGATCAACGGTGAAAGGTTAA